One segment of Vespa velutina chromosome 17, iVesVel2.1, whole genome shotgun sequence DNA contains the following:
- the LOC124955060 gene encoding mitogen-activated protein kinase kinase kinase kinase 5 isoform X9, translating to MALNANALSSDISRRNPQDEYELIQRIGSGTYGDVYKAKRLSMNDLAAIKVIKLEPGDDFAIIQQEILMMKDCRHPNIIAYYGSYLRRDKLWICMEYCGGGSLQDIYHITGPLSEIQIAYMCRETLMGLAYLHSMGKMHRDIKGANILLTEAGDVKLADFGVSAQITATINKRKSFIGTPYWMAPEVAAVERKGGYNQLCDIWACGITAIELAELQPPMFDLHPMRALFLMSKSGFKPPTLKDRDKWSPTFHNFVKVALTKNPKKRPTAEKLLQHAFFQGEMNKRLALELLQKVSNPSHMFTDLEADEDGAVPNVPQRIASRHTARPRPKSPISQLDSDDLINLDGSTLQRDSITPSVDTNPAWDIMDIMNNVKAVHNCDVHPDCGIGTAFEDVQENFSHTSTNLHDTLGANVTEGNRRSRRSKTGTEIFHMSLRATLPLGESSNECEVHCGYYNNVSGSQASPRRHSSVDELYGLVNSSHSLTAVNGQRQRSLSDSGPRDESLQSNGDNEISGDGERESISPDLLSDTPPVPPRRRDRKRHTPPRPISNGLPPTPKVHMGACFSKVFNGCPLRIHCTASWIHPDTRDQHLLIAAEEGIYNLNLNELHETAIDQLYPRRTIWMYVIKDVLMSLSGKTPQLYRHDLLAMQSKQTHRFSLHMNKIPERLVPRKFALTTKVPDTKGCTKCCVGRNPYNGYKYLCGAMPAGIFLMQWYDPLNKFMLLKHFDCALPSPLNIFEMIITPEMEYPMVCVSVKQPYQQNKLKLDLINMNSGASWFHSDELEDMDGSATVIPRRENLHVINVTQLEKDAILVCYENVVKVVTLQGKLRVSKKQMSELHFNFQIESIICLPDSVLAFHKHGMQGRSFKNGEVTQEISDPSRTYRLLGSDKVVMLESHLVHTGTLTETEGADLYILAGHEASY from the exons TATTATGGCAGCTACTTGAGAAGGGACAAATTATGGATTTGTATGGAATATTGTGGAGGTGGATCATTACAAGATATTTATCACa TAACTGGACCATTATCAGAAATACAGATAGCGTATATGTGCAGAGAGACTCTTATGGGATTAGCTTATTTACATAGTATGGGAAAAATGCATCGTGATATAAAGGGTGCCAATATATTGTTAACTGAGGCAGGTGATGTGAAATTAGCCGATTTTGGAGTATCCGCTCAAATTACtgcaacaataaataaaaggaaaagttttATAGGTACTCCTTATTGGATGGCACCTGAG GTTGCAGCAGTAGAAAGAAAGGGTGGGTACAATCAATTGTGTGATATTTGGGCTTGTGGTATAACGGCGATAGAATTAGCAGAATTGCAACCACCTATGTTTGATTTACATCCAATGAGAGCTTTATTCTTAATGTCCAAATCTGGTTTTAAACCTCCAACATTAAAAGACCGTGACAAATGGAGTCCAACGTTTCATAATTTCGTCAAAGTTGCTTTAACTAAAAATCCTAAAAAGAGGCCAACGGCAGAAAAATTATTGCAG catGCATTTTTTCAAGGAGAAATGAATAAACGATTGGCTTTGGAATTATTGCAGAAGGTATCAAATCCTAGTCATATGTTCACCGATTTAGAAGCTGATGAAGATGGAGCAGTACCTAATGTACCACAAAGAATTGCTTCAAGGCATACAGCAAGACCTAGGCCAAAAAGCCCCATATCGCAATTAGATAGTGAcg atttaattaacCTCGATGGTAGTACATTACAAAGAGATTCTATAACTCCTTCGGTAGATACTAATCCAGCGTGGGATATTAtggatataatgaataatgtgAAG gCGGTACATAATTGTGATGTTCATCCTGACTGTGGAATTGGCACTGCATTTGAAGATGTACAAGAAAA TTTTTCACATACATCCACTAATCTTCATGA TACACTTGGCGCAAATGTTACTGAAGGTAACAGACGATCACGCCGAAGCAAAACTGGCACAGAGATATTTCATATGAGTTTAAg ggCAACACTTCCGCTTGGAGAATCTTCAAACGAGTGCGAGGTACATTGTGGATACTACAATAATGTATCTG GGTCTCAAGCAAGTCCTAGACGTCACAGTTCTGTAGACGAGTTATATGGCCTGGTAAACAGTTCTCATTCCTTAACAGCTGTGAATGGGCAACGTCAAAGGTCACTTTCAGATAGTGGTCCTAGAGATGAATCTCTACAATCTAATG gggataatgaaatatcaggagatggggaaagagaaagtattAGTCCGGATCTTTTATCGGATACACCACCTGTACCACCAAGAAGAAGGGATAGAAAAAGGCATACACCTCCAAGACCTATAAGTAATGGATTGCCACCAACTCCGAAGGTTCATATGGGAGCATGTTTTTCAAAg gTATTTAATGGTTGCCCTTTGAGAATACATTGTACAGCTAGTTGGATACATCCTGATACAAGAGATCAACATTTACTTATTGCTGCAGAGGAaggaatttataatttaaacttAAATGAACTCCATGAAACTGCAATAGATCAATTGTATCCTAGACGTACAATTTGGATGTATGTTATCAAGGATGTCCTTATGTCCTTGTCcg gaAAAACACCTCAATTATATAGACATGATTTATTAGCAATGCAGAGCAAACAGACTCATAGGTTCTCATTGCATATGAACAAAATACCCGAGAGATTAGTACCTAGAAAATTTGCACTTACTACAAAAGTACCAGATACTAAAGGTTGCACTAAGTGTTGCGTCGGAAGAAATCCATATAATGg ATATAAGTACCTTTGTGGGGCAATGCCAGcaggaatatttttaatgcaatGGTATGATcctttaaacaaatttatgcTTTTAAAGCACTTTGATTGTGCTCTCCCATCacctttaaatatatttgaaatgattATTACACCTGAAATGGAATATCCAATGGTGTGTGTATCAGTCAAACAACCAtatcaacaaaataaattaaaattggatttaattaatatgaattctGGAGCAAGCTGGTTCCATAGCGATGAGCTAGAGGATATGGATGGTTCAG CAACTGTGATaccgagaagagaaaatcttCATGTCATTAATGTGACACAACTTGAAAAGGATGCAATACTTGTGTGTTATGAAa atGTAGTTAAGGTGGTTACGTTACAAGGAAAACTCAGGGTAAGCAAGAAGCAGATGTCGGAACTGCATTTCAATTTTCAGATAGAATCAATTa TTTGTTTACCAGATAGCGTATTGGCATTCCATAAACATGGTATGCAAGGTAGAAGTTTTAAGAATGGTGAAGTTACACAGGAAATTAGTGATCCAAGCAGAACATATAGGTTACTTGGTTCggataa GGTTGTAATGTTGGAAAGTCATTTGGTTCACACAGGCACATTGACAGAGACTGAAGGAgcagatttatatatacttgctGGGCATGAAGCCAGTTATTGA
- the LOC124955060 gene encoding mitogen-activated protein kinase kinase kinase kinase 5 isoform X3 — protein sequence MALNANALSSDISRRNPQDEYELIQRIGSGTYGDVYKAKRLSMNDLAAIKVIKLEPGDDFAIIQQEILMMKDCRHPNIIAYYGSYLRRDKLWICMEYCGGGSLQDIYHITGPLSEIQIAYMCRETLMGLAYLHSMGKMHRDIKGANILLTEAGDVKLADFGVSAQITATINKRKSFIGTPYWMAPEVAAVERKGGYNQLCDIWACGITAIELAELQPPMFDLHPMRALFLMSKSGFKPPTLKDRDKWSPTFHNFVKVALTKNPKKRPTAEKLLQHAFFQGEMNKRLALELLQKVSNPSHMFTDLEADEDGAVPNVPQRIASRHTARPRPKSPISQLDSDDLINLDGSTLQRDSITPSVDTNPAWDIMDIMNNVKAVHNCDVHPDCGIGTAFEDVQENFSHTSTNLHDTLGANVTEGNRRSRRSKTGTEIFHMSLRGNAMSMVGGHCDQLYSLQATLPLGESSNECEVHCGYYNNVSGSQASPRRHSSVDELYGLVNSSHSLTAVNGQRQRSLSDSGPRDESLQSNGDNEISGDGERESISPDLLSDTPPVPPRRRDRKRHTPPRPISNGLPPTPKVHMGACFSKVFNGCPLRIHCTASWIHPDTRDQHLLIAAEEGIYNLNLNELHETAIDQLYPRRTIWMYVIKDVLMSLSGKTPQLYRHDLLAMQSKQTHRFSLHMNKIPERLVPRKFALTTKVPDTKGCTKCCVGRNPYNGYKYLCGAMPAGIFLMQWYDPLNKFMLLKHFDCALPSPLNIFEMIITPEMEYPMVCVSVKQPYQQNKLKLDLINMNSGASWFHSDELEDMDGSATVIPRRENLHVINVTQLEKDAILVCYENVVKVVTLQGKLRVSKKQMSELHFNFQIESIICLPDSVLAFHKHGMQGRSFKNGEVTQEISDPSRTYRLLGSDKVVMLESHLVHTGTLTETEGADLYILAGHEASY from the exons TATTATGGCAGCTACTTGAGAAGGGACAAATTATGGATTTGTATGGAATATTGTGGAGGTGGATCATTACAAGATATTTATCACa TAACTGGACCATTATCAGAAATACAGATAGCGTATATGTGCAGAGAGACTCTTATGGGATTAGCTTATTTACATAGTATGGGAAAAATGCATCGTGATATAAAGGGTGCCAATATATTGTTAACTGAGGCAGGTGATGTGAAATTAGCCGATTTTGGAGTATCCGCTCAAATTACtgcaacaataaataaaaggaaaagttttATAGGTACTCCTTATTGGATGGCACCTGAG GTTGCAGCAGTAGAAAGAAAGGGTGGGTACAATCAATTGTGTGATATTTGGGCTTGTGGTATAACGGCGATAGAATTAGCAGAATTGCAACCACCTATGTTTGATTTACATCCAATGAGAGCTTTATTCTTAATGTCCAAATCTGGTTTTAAACCTCCAACATTAAAAGACCGTGACAAATGGAGTCCAACGTTTCATAATTTCGTCAAAGTTGCTTTAACTAAAAATCCTAAAAAGAGGCCAACGGCAGAAAAATTATTGCAG catGCATTTTTTCAAGGAGAAATGAATAAACGATTGGCTTTGGAATTATTGCAGAAGGTATCAAATCCTAGTCATATGTTCACCGATTTAGAAGCTGATGAAGATGGAGCAGTACCTAATGTACCACAAAGAATTGCTTCAAGGCATACAGCAAGACCTAGGCCAAAAAGCCCCATATCGCAATTAGATAGTGAcg atttaattaacCTCGATGGTAGTACATTACAAAGAGATTCTATAACTCCTTCGGTAGATACTAATCCAGCGTGGGATATTAtggatataatgaataatgtgAAG gCGGTACATAATTGTGATGTTCATCCTGACTGTGGAATTGGCACTGCATTTGAAGATGTACAAGAAAA TTTTTCACATACATCCACTAATCTTCATGA TACACTTGGCGCAAATGTTACTGAAGGTAACAGACGATCACGCCGAAGCAAAACTGGCACAGAGATATTTCATATGAGTTTAAg GGGAAATGCAATGTCGATGGTTGGTGGGCATTGCGATCAGCTATACTCCCTGCA ggCAACACTTCCGCTTGGAGAATCTTCAAACGAGTGCGAGGTACATTGTGGATACTACAATAATGTATCTG GGTCTCAAGCAAGTCCTAGACGTCACAGTTCTGTAGACGAGTTATATGGCCTGGTAAACAGTTCTCATTCCTTAACAGCTGTGAATGGGCAACGTCAAAGGTCACTTTCAGATAGTGGTCCTAGAGATGAATCTCTACAATCTAATG gggataatgaaatatcaggagatggggaaagagaaagtattAGTCCGGATCTTTTATCGGATACACCACCTGTACCACCAAGAAGAAGGGATAGAAAAAGGCATACACCTCCAAGACCTATAAGTAATGGATTGCCACCAACTCCGAAGGTTCATATGGGAGCATGTTTTTCAAAg gTATTTAATGGTTGCCCTTTGAGAATACATTGTACAGCTAGTTGGATACATCCTGATACAAGAGATCAACATTTACTTATTGCTGCAGAGGAaggaatttataatttaaacttAAATGAACTCCATGAAACTGCAATAGATCAATTGTATCCTAGACGTACAATTTGGATGTATGTTATCAAGGATGTCCTTATGTCCTTGTCcg gaAAAACACCTCAATTATATAGACATGATTTATTAGCAATGCAGAGCAAACAGACTCATAGGTTCTCATTGCATATGAACAAAATACCCGAGAGATTAGTACCTAGAAAATTTGCACTTACTACAAAAGTACCAGATACTAAAGGTTGCACTAAGTGTTGCGTCGGAAGAAATCCATATAATGg ATATAAGTACCTTTGTGGGGCAATGCCAGcaggaatatttttaatgcaatGGTATGATcctttaaacaaatttatgcTTTTAAAGCACTTTGATTGTGCTCTCCCATCacctttaaatatatttgaaatgattATTACACCTGAAATGGAATATCCAATGGTGTGTGTATCAGTCAAACAACCAtatcaacaaaataaattaaaattggatttaattaatatgaattctGGAGCAAGCTGGTTCCATAGCGATGAGCTAGAGGATATGGATGGTTCAG CAACTGTGATaccgagaagagaaaatcttCATGTCATTAATGTGACACAACTTGAAAAGGATGCAATACTTGTGTGTTATGAAa atGTAGTTAAGGTGGTTACGTTACAAGGAAAACTCAGGGTAAGCAAGAAGCAGATGTCGGAACTGCATTTCAATTTTCAGATAGAATCAATTa TTTGTTTACCAGATAGCGTATTGGCATTCCATAAACATGGTATGCAAGGTAGAAGTTTTAAGAATGGTGAAGTTACACAGGAAATTAGTGATCCAAGCAGAACATATAGGTTACTTGGTTCggataa GGTTGTAATGTTGGAAAGTCATTTGGTTCACACAGGCACATTGACAGAGACTGAAGGAgcagatttatatatacttgctGGGCATGAAGCCAGTTATTGA
- the LOC124955060 gene encoding mitogen-activated protein kinase kinase kinase kinase 5 isoform X8 produces MALNANALSSDISRRNPQDEYELIQRIGSGTYGDVYKAKRLSMNDLAAIKVIKLEPGDDFAIIQQEILMMKDCRHPNIIAYYGSYLRRDKLWICMEYCGGGSLQDIYHITGPLSEIQIAYMCRETLMGLAYLHSMGKMHRDIKGANILLTEAGDVKLADFGVSAQITATINKRKSFIGTPYWMAPEVAAVERKGGYNQLCDIWACGITAIELAELQPPMFDLHPMRALFLMSKSGFKPPTLKDRDKWSPTFHNFVKVALTKNPKKRPTAEKLLQHAFFQGEMNKRLALELLQKVSNPSHMFTDLEADEDGAVPNVPQRIASRHTARPRPKSPISQLDSDDLINLDGSTLQRDSITPSVDTNPAWDIMDIMNNVKAVHNCDVHPDCGIGTAFEDVQENFSHTSTNLHESLLQYIDEELLLRGNAMSMVGGHCDQLYSLQATLPLGESSNECEVHCGYYNNVSGSQASPRRHSSVDELYGLVNSSHSLTAVNGQRQRSLSDSGPRDESLQSNGDNEISGDGERESISPDLLSDTPPVPPRRRDRKRHTPPRPISNGLPPTPKVHMGACFSKVFNGCPLRIHCTASWIHPDTRDQHLLIAAEEGIYNLNLNELHETAIDQLYPRRTIWMYVIKDVLMSLSGKTPQLYRHDLLAMQSKQTHRFSLHMNKIPERLVPRKFALTTKVPDTKGCTKCCVGRNPYNGYKYLCGAMPAGIFLMQWYDPLNKFMLLKHFDCALPSPLNIFEMIITPEMEYPMVCVSVKQPYQQNKLKLDLINMNSGASWFHSDELEDMDGSATVIPRRENLHVINVTQLEKDAILVCYENVVKVVTLQGKLRVSKKQMSELHFNFQIESIICLPDSVLAFHKHGMQGRSFKNGEVTQEISDPSRTYRLLGSDKVVMLESHLVHTGTLTETEGADLYILAGHEASY; encoded by the exons TATTATGGCAGCTACTTGAGAAGGGACAAATTATGGATTTGTATGGAATATTGTGGAGGTGGATCATTACAAGATATTTATCACa TAACTGGACCATTATCAGAAATACAGATAGCGTATATGTGCAGAGAGACTCTTATGGGATTAGCTTATTTACATAGTATGGGAAAAATGCATCGTGATATAAAGGGTGCCAATATATTGTTAACTGAGGCAGGTGATGTGAAATTAGCCGATTTTGGAGTATCCGCTCAAATTACtgcaacaataaataaaaggaaaagttttATAGGTACTCCTTATTGGATGGCACCTGAG GTTGCAGCAGTAGAAAGAAAGGGTGGGTACAATCAATTGTGTGATATTTGGGCTTGTGGTATAACGGCGATAGAATTAGCAGAATTGCAACCACCTATGTTTGATTTACATCCAATGAGAGCTTTATTCTTAATGTCCAAATCTGGTTTTAAACCTCCAACATTAAAAGACCGTGACAAATGGAGTCCAACGTTTCATAATTTCGTCAAAGTTGCTTTAACTAAAAATCCTAAAAAGAGGCCAACGGCAGAAAAATTATTGCAG catGCATTTTTTCAAGGAGAAATGAATAAACGATTGGCTTTGGAATTATTGCAGAAGGTATCAAATCCTAGTCATATGTTCACCGATTTAGAAGCTGATGAAGATGGAGCAGTACCTAATGTACCACAAAGAATTGCTTCAAGGCATACAGCAAGACCTAGGCCAAAAAGCCCCATATCGCAATTAGATAGTGAcg atttaattaacCTCGATGGTAGTACATTACAAAGAGATTCTATAACTCCTTCGGTAGATACTAATCCAGCGTGGGATATTAtggatataatgaataatgtgAAG gCGGTACATAATTGTGATGTTCATCCTGACTGTGGAATTGGCACTGCATTTGAAGATGTACAAGAAAA TTTTTCACATACATCCACTAATCTTCATGA GAGTCTATTGCAGTACATTGATGAGGAGTTGTTGCTAAG GGGAAATGCAATGTCGATGGTTGGTGGGCATTGCGATCAGCTATACTCCCTGCA ggCAACACTTCCGCTTGGAGAATCTTCAAACGAGTGCGAGGTACATTGTGGATACTACAATAATGTATCTG GGTCTCAAGCAAGTCCTAGACGTCACAGTTCTGTAGACGAGTTATATGGCCTGGTAAACAGTTCTCATTCCTTAACAGCTGTGAATGGGCAACGTCAAAGGTCACTTTCAGATAGTGGTCCTAGAGATGAATCTCTACAATCTAATG gggataatgaaatatcaggagatggggaaagagaaagtattAGTCCGGATCTTTTATCGGATACACCACCTGTACCACCAAGAAGAAGGGATAGAAAAAGGCATACACCTCCAAGACCTATAAGTAATGGATTGCCACCAACTCCGAAGGTTCATATGGGAGCATGTTTTTCAAAg gTATTTAATGGTTGCCCTTTGAGAATACATTGTACAGCTAGTTGGATACATCCTGATACAAGAGATCAACATTTACTTATTGCTGCAGAGGAaggaatttataatttaaacttAAATGAACTCCATGAAACTGCAATAGATCAATTGTATCCTAGACGTACAATTTGGATGTATGTTATCAAGGATGTCCTTATGTCCTTGTCcg gaAAAACACCTCAATTATATAGACATGATTTATTAGCAATGCAGAGCAAACAGACTCATAGGTTCTCATTGCATATGAACAAAATACCCGAGAGATTAGTACCTAGAAAATTTGCACTTACTACAAAAGTACCAGATACTAAAGGTTGCACTAAGTGTTGCGTCGGAAGAAATCCATATAATGg ATATAAGTACCTTTGTGGGGCAATGCCAGcaggaatatttttaatgcaatGGTATGATcctttaaacaaatttatgcTTTTAAAGCACTTTGATTGTGCTCTCCCATCacctttaaatatatttgaaatgattATTACACCTGAAATGGAATATCCAATGGTGTGTGTATCAGTCAAACAACCAtatcaacaaaataaattaaaattggatttaattaatatgaattctGGAGCAAGCTGGTTCCATAGCGATGAGCTAGAGGATATGGATGGTTCAG CAACTGTGATaccgagaagagaaaatcttCATGTCATTAATGTGACACAACTTGAAAAGGATGCAATACTTGTGTGTTATGAAa atGTAGTTAAGGTGGTTACGTTACAAGGAAAACTCAGGGTAAGCAAGAAGCAGATGTCGGAACTGCATTTCAATTTTCAGATAGAATCAATTa TTTGTTTACCAGATAGCGTATTGGCATTCCATAAACATGGTATGCAAGGTAGAAGTTTTAAGAATGGTGAAGTTACACAGGAAATTAGTGATCCAAGCAGAACATATAGGTTACTTGGTTCggataa GGTTGTAATGTTGGAAAGTCATTTGGTTCACACAGGCACATTGACAGAGACTGAAGGAgcagatttatatatacttgctGGGCATGAAGCCAGTTATTGA
- the LOC124955060 gene encoding mitogen-activated protein kinase kinase kinase kinase 5 isoform X12, which produces MALNANALSSDISRRNPQDEYELIQRIGSGTYGDVYKAKRLSMNDLAAIKVIKLEPGDDFAIIQQEILMMKDCRHPNIIAYYGSYLRRDKLWICMEYCGGGSLQDIYHITGPLSEIQIAYMCRETLMGLAYLHSMGKMHRDIKGANILLTEAGDVKLADFGVSAQITATINKRKSFIGTPYWMAPEVAAVERKGGYNQLCDIWACGITAIELAELQPPMFDLHPMRALFLMSKSGFKPPTLKDRDKWSPTFHNFVKVALTKNPKKRPTAEKLLQHAFFQGEMNKRLALELLQKVSNPSHMFTDLEADEDGAVPNVPQRIASRHTARPRPKSPISQLDSDDLINLDGSTLQRDSITPSVDTNPAWDIMDIMNNVKAVHNCDVHPDCGIGTAFEDVQENTLGANVTEGNRRSRRSKTGTEIFHMSLRATLPLGESSNECEVHCGYYNNVSGSQASPRRHSSVDELYGLVNSSHSLTAVNGQRQRSLSDSGPRDESLQSNGDNEISGDGERESISPDLLSDTPPVPPRRRDRKRHTPPRPISNGLPPTPKVHMGACFSKVFNGCPLRIHCTASWIHPDTRDQHLLIAAEEGIYNLNLNELHETAIDQLYPRRTIWMYVIKDVLMSLSGKTPQLYRHDLLAMQSKQTHRFSLHMNKIPERLVPRKFALTTKVPDTKGCTKCCVGRNPYNGYKYLCGAMPAGIFLMQWYDPLNKFMLLKHFDCALPSPLNIFEMIITPEMEYPMVCVSVKQPYQQNKLKLDLINMNSGASWFHSDELEDMDGSATVIPRRENLHVINVTQLEKDAILVCYENVVKVVTLQGKLRVSKKQMSELHFNFQIESIICLPDSVLAFHKHGMQGRSFKNGEVTQEISDPSRTYRLLGSDKVVMLESHLVHTGTLTETEGADLYILAGHEASY; this is translated from the exons TATTATGGCAGCTACTTGAGAAGGGACAAATTATGGATTTGTATGGAATATTGTGGAGGTGGATCATTACAAGATATTTATCACa TAACTGGACCATTATCAGAAATACAGATAGCGTATATGTGCAGAGAGACTCTTATGGGATTAGCTTATTTACATAGTATGGGAAAAATGCATCGTGATATAAAGGGTGCCAATATATTGTTAACTGAGGCAGGTGATGTGAAATTAGCCGATTTTGGAGTATCCGCTCAAATTACtgcaacaataaataaaaggaaaagttttATAGGTACTCCTTATTGGATGGCACCTGAG GTTGCAGCAGTAGAAAGAAAGGGTGGGTACAATCAATTGTGTGATATTTGGGCTTGTGGTATAACGGCGATAGAATTAGCAGAATTGCAACCACCTATGTTTGATTTACATCCAATGAGAGCTTTATTCTTAATGTCCAAATCTGGTTTTAAACCTCCAACATTAAAAGACCGTGACAAATGGAGTCCAACGTTTCATAATTTCGTCAAAGTTGCTTTAACTAAAAATCCTAAAAAGAGGCCAACGGCAGAAAAATTATTGCAG catGCATTTTTTCAAGGAGAAATGAATAAACGATTGGCTTTGGAATTATTGCAGAAGGTATCAAATCCTAGTCATATGTTCACCGATTTAGAAGCTGATGAAGATGGAGCAGTACCTAATGTACCACAAAGAATTGCTTCAAGGCATACAGCAAGACCTAGGCCAAAAAGCCCCATATCGCAATTAGATAGTGAcg atttaattaacCTCGATGGTAGTACATTACAAAGAGATTCTATAACTCCTTCGGTAGATACTAATCCAGCGTGGGATATTAtggatataatgaataatgtgAAG gCGGTACATAATTGTGATGTTCATCCTGACTGTGGAATTGGCACTGCATTTGAAGATGTACAAGAAAA TACACTTGGCGCAAATGTTACTGAAGGTAACAGACGATCACGCCGAAGCAAAACTGGCACAGAGATATTTCATATGAGTTTAAg ggCAACACTTCCGCTTGGAGAATCTTCAAACGAGTGCGAGGTACATTGTGGATACTACAATAATGTATCTG GGTCTCAAGCAAGTCCTAGACGTCACAGTTCTGTAGACGAGTTATATGGCCTGGTAAACAGTTCTCATTCCTTAACAGCTGTGAATGGGCAACGTCAAAGGTCACTTTCAGATAGTGGTCCTAGAGATGAATCTCTACAATCTAATG gggataatgaaatatcaggagatggggaaagagaaagtattAGTCCGGATCTTTTATCGGATACACCACCTGTACCACCAAGAAGAAGGGATAGAAAAAGGCATACACCTCCAAGACCTATAAGTAATGGATTGCCACCAACTCCGAAGGTTCATATGGGAGCATGTTTTTCAAAg gTATTTAATGGTTGCCCTTTGAGAATACATTGTACAGCTAGTTGGATACATCCTGATACAAGAGATCAACATTTACTTATTGCTGCAGAGGAaggaatttataatttaaacttAAATGAACTCCATGAAACTGCAATAGATCAATTGTATCCTAGACGTACAATTTGGATGTATGTTATCAAGGATGTCCTTATGTCCTTGTCcg gaAAAACACCTCAATTATATAGACATGATTTATTAGCAATGCAGAGCAAACAGACTCATAGGTTCTCATTGCATATGAACAAAATACCCGAGAGATTAGTACCTAGAAAATTTGCACTTACTACAAAAGTACCAGATACTAAAGGTTGCACTAAGTGTTGCGTCGGAAGAAATCCATATAATGg ATATAAGTACCTTTGTGGGGCAATGCCAGcaggaatatttttaatgcaatGGTATGATcctttaaacaaatttatgcTTTTAAAGCACTTTGATTGTGCTCTCCCATCacctttaaatatatttgaaatgattATTACACCTGAAATGGAATATCCAATGGTGTGTGTATCAGTCAAACAACCAtatcaacaaaataaattaaaattggatttaattaatatgaattctGGAGCAAGCTGGTTCCATAGCGATGAGCTAGAGGATATGGATGGTTCAG CAACTGTGATaccgagaagagaaaatcttCATGTCATTAATGTGACACAACTTGAAAAGGATGCAATACTTGTGTGTTATGAAa atGTAGTTAAGGTGGTTACGTTACAAGGAAAACTCAGGGTAAGCAAGAAGCAGATGTCGGAACTGCATTTCAATTTTCAGATAGAATCAATTa TTTGTTTACCAGATAGCGTATTGGCATTCCATAAACATGGTATGCAAGGTAGAAGTTTTAAGAATGGTGAAGTTACACAGGAAATTAGTGATCCAAGCAGAACATATAGGTTACTTGGTTCggataa GGTTGTAATGTTGGAAAGTCATTTGGTTCACACAGGCACATTGACAGAGACTGAAGGAgcagatttatatatacttgctGGGCATGAAGCCAGTTATTGA